In a single window of the Littorina saxatilis isolate snail1 linkage group LG5, US_GU_Lsax_2.0, whole genome shotgun sequence genome:
- the LOC138965877 gene encoding dynein light chain Tctex-type protein 2B-like, with amino-acid sequence MAMNSVFDWIERPLSAQRRMPPKMQRDASLFEPQQCQDPTGDAFTDFACEPETDRPSTVRRLVYLENTYQLEPYTVFKPHVLKPVMKLILDSTLQDKTYDKDEAPELCKHLADVIKDQAMKLKLPRYKFISDVTIGQKHGQGYVTASRCLWDDSRDNFTSVTFENKSLFAVATFYALNYE; translated from the exons ATGGCGATGAACAG TGTCTTCGACTGGATAGAGCGGCCTCTCTCGGCCCAGCGCAGAATGCCTCCAAAGATGCAGCGAGACGCTTCGCTGTTCGAACCCCAGCAGTGCCAGGATCCCACTGGAGACGCCTTCACCGATTTTGCCTGCGAACCCGAGACCGACAGACCCTCGACTGTGAGACGG CTGGTGTATTTGGAGAACACATACCAGCTGGAGCCTTACACAGTGTTCAAGCCGCACGTGCTTAAACCGGTTATGAAACTTATCCTTGACAGCACCTTGCAAG ACAAGACGTATGACAAGGACGAAGCCCCCGAGCTGTGCAAACACCTTGCGGATGTGATCAAGGACCAGGCCATGAAGCTCAAACTGCCAAG GTACAAGTTCATTTCCGACGTGACGATTGGTCAGAAGCACGGGCAGGGTTATGTGACAGCCAGTCGCTGCTTGTGGGACGACTCACGTGACAACTTCACTTCCGTCACTTTCGAGAACAAATCATTGTTTGCCGTGGCTACCTTTTATGCTCTGAATTATGAATGA